In the Colletotrichum lupini chromosome 4, complete sequence genome, CCACAAGTGGAAGAAGCCAAAGCACACAAAGGAACCCGGCTGCGACAAGTGCTCCCCGGAGACCACCGAGCCCCCCTCGGCCCCGGAACCCACAGAGACGCCCGACCAGCCCGACCAGCCGGAGCAGCCCGAGCCCACCACCACGCCGCAGTCCTGGAAGTGGACCACCTCCACAATCACCCAGACCGCCGTCTCCACAATCTACAGCTGCCCGCCCAGCGTCCCCAACTGCCCCGGCAACGGCGGCGGCACAATGTACGAGACCGTCACCGTCCCCGCCATCGTCACAATCTGCCCCGTCCCCGTCGCGCCCAACCCGGGCCCGATCACCGCGCCCGTGGCTCCTCCCGCCACCACCGCGCCGGCAGAGCAGCCCGCGCCCAGCAACCCTTCCCCTCCCCAGACCCTCTCCTCCGTCGTCATCCCGCCCGTGTCATCAAGCCCCCCTGTGGTCCCCGTCCCTCCCGTCTCCTCTGCTCCCCCCGCCGCCACGACGACCAAGCCCGATTCCGTCGGCACCGTCACCAGACCCAACCCGACCGCGACCACGAGCCGCGCCGTCGTCACCGCCGGTGCTGTACAGAACGTTCAGCGCGCGGGTGGTGTGGTCGTCGCCGTGGTGGCTGCCGCCGCTGCCTTTATCTGAATGGAATCTTCagtgcttttttttttttttttttttggcctTTTGCTTTTCATCATGTTACTAGAGAGAAAGACAATACGTTGCTTTTGCGATTCAGGCATAGAGGGTGATATACCATGGGAACTTGGGGTACAATGGGACAAAATAAGGGTTAATGACTGTGAAAATCAACGAACGGGAATCTGGGGGGTTTTCACTTGGACACGATTGGGTTGGCTCCTCGGGCTTCGCAACTTTGGGCGAAGGAGGATATCGGCTCTGGCGTCTGAGAAACCcaacttaattagttaaggCTAATATAATGGGTTGCGTACTTTTGATTACAATATCTGTTCCATCATCCTTTACTCGTGCAAGGTGCAACCAATGATGGAATTCCGAAGTCGATTCCTCGCGACCAAGCTCAATGTCTCGGACTTACATGGCTCTGCAGCGGGTTTGACACGCATAATCGGTTATCAATAGTCGCATTGCCCTGGGTGTCGTCTTCTCGCCGCATAGCTTTGGTCGGGTGCTACGGATCGTCGGCAGATCTTCAGATCGAGGGGTACCTTGAGTCGATCTGCTTTTGACATGATCCACTTTGAAGCCTCTGCCATTTACTCGCTGGTCGATTGAGTTGCGGACCGAGTTTGTGGCTGCATAATCTTGCAGATTGAACGCAATATGCTTAAGGTACATTTGCGTTCAGGCCAGGTTGCGGACGGCTCGGAGGGTCACGCATGAGTCGAGAGGACAAATGCGACTTTCCGGTGCGGACGGCATTCTACCTAGCACGTGCTCGTCTCACTCGGACGAACTTGCCGATCTGGTTGCTTTTCAGTTAAGAGGTCTATCCCGCAAGATCTTCGTTGAAGGCCGTAGAAATGGGTCCTACTGTCGTCGGATGACCAGTCTTTGGCCCATAATTTCCTATTCGTAGAAGCATCTTTGTCGTACCCGACCCAGTCCTCAAGATGTCGCTAACCGCTTTGCGACATCTTCTACGCGACGGCTGTCACCTAGAAGATCTCGCGTGGTCTCTCGATCACGTCCCGCCATGCCGAGAACGACGAGTTTTTGAATCTGCCCATCTTCGCTCATGACCAGTCTGCCCGCCCTGCCATCGGCCCATTCGATGCTGATCTGCTTGGCTTCAATGTCTGCGGCAACGATGCTTGTGACCGCCTGGTTGGAGTTATCCCCCTCGCTGCCGGCGCCCACCAGCCCAGCCGCCTTTTGCAGATCGCCAATCACAGCAGTGCGGTTGTGGTATCTCACAATTTCCCTCCTCAGCGTTCGCACGAAGCGAGATAAATCTTGGACCTTCTGATCTTCGGCGTCGGCAGGCTTGGGTGCAGGGAGATGGCGAGCAGCGAGTGCGGCGAGCGGGATGCATGGAGGCACCGTATGGCGATGAACACGCAGGTGTCGCGAGTCTTTGTACGGTCGATTGAGCATGACATAGTATGGTCGTCGGAACTTGGCGCCGGACATGATTTCGATGCGAATGCCCAGGACGCTGCCTCGATCGACGGCGTTGGGGTCCGGGTCTTTAACCTTGAACGTCGTTATAGTTGCGCAAGTTCTGTACAGACATTGCTGGTCGTGCGCGTCTTGGGCTTTGGATCGGGAGAGGACTTGGTCGCGGTCGGCCTTGGATTCGGAAGGGAGTGCAATCGTGCTGCGTTTCTCATTGTCTTCCTTGAGGGCGTTTCGTATCGAATCGGACGAGATGAGAGCTGTGGCCTGGACCTTCAATTCCTTCTTCAACGAGGCGGCTGGGCGCATCGCAAGTTAGCATCTGGGCAAGGATCCCCTTGGAGAAGCACTTACCTTTTGCTCGAAGGTCATTGATCTCTTGTTCGAGAGCTTCTGCAGCAGCATCTGGAAGTTCACCAGACATTTTGTCTGTTGCGGGTGTGGACAGGAGGGAATCGCGATTTCCTCGGCGAGGAGAGCACAGTTGTCGTAGTCTTAGTTGGCGATGACGTGATTGGGATCCTGGACGCGATCGACGCGTCTTGGTGAAGTTGACAATTGAATTGGTTGCCAAGCAGCGCAGTGCGAGACACTTGAACCCAGTCAACAAAACGTCCCGACAGCGCGGAATGCGACCCGCGGGGAAGCTTATCTAAGCTGTTATCTTATCAATGATTATCTTGGGTACCTACGCAGTTTGGCGCCAAATGAGGCATGGCGCCAGGGGTCCCAAGGGAGCTCGCCGGGCGGCGGGTGGCTTCCCACTCGAGTGGAGCGCGTCTGGACCTGGATAAGCTTCTTTGAATCTTCTCCCCAATTCCCGTTTACTTCACCCCGAGGTATCGTCGCAACAGAAACACCTTTTCTTGCTGTGTTGATTTGCTTCTGCCGAATTCACTACGTGTCGGTCCACTTGGGACTTgagttctttttactatcatATCTCATTCTTATCTATCATTTCCGCCATTTTCCAAGACCCCGCAACGTCCAACTCGACCACTATTCCATTCCTTCTTTGCCACTGGCGTGTTCTCAAAAGTGTCAAAGGCCACGGTTGCGCTTCCACTGTTCCCCGAACATCACCTTTTTCCACCCTTTCTTCTACCAACCATACTCGCGCACATAAAAACAAGCTCTCGATCGCTTGGGTGCCTAGCGCCATACCGTCTATCATTGGTCTAAGCTGTTGTTTAAGACAGCATCGCCTTGACTGCCACGGACTCTGCTCCACCCCGCCCTCGACCCTGTCTAGGTGGTCTTCGCTGGACAGACAAAGAACCTTTTCCTTTGCTCACGACTCCCGACTTGTCGcataaagtctttttttccTTTCTCCCAAACCACCTCTCACGTTTCGACACAGCCGCTCTCAACCGAAACCTCGAATTCTACTGCGTACTAGCATTGCGCCGCAAGCTCCAACCGAGACACTCCTCAACTACCAGCCAAGCACAAATGAGCGTCCGAACACGCCGAAACAAGTCCGTCAAGCGAAAAGCTTTGGCTGATTTAGCTGTAGACACAGACGGCACGAACGGTCAAGCCAACGGCGGGATGAACCAGAACAACGTTGAGTTCCGGCGGAAGGCGACGACTCCCGGCTCCGACACCGTGACCGCGAACCTGATGTCGCGCGAATCCTTCACCCTCGACGACCCCGTCCCGAAGACACCCATCGCCAATAATCATGGCTTCTTCGAGTTGCCGTTGCAGGATCAGAGGAATTTCCTCCTGCTGGTGCTCCTGTACTTCCTACAGGGTGTGCCCATGGGTCTCGCGGGTGGTTCGGTTCCCTTCCTAATGAAGGACCACATGTCGTACAGCGAGATCGGAATCTTTAGTCTAGCTTCATACCCATACTCGCTGAAGCTTCTCTGGAGTCCCATCGTTGATGCGGTTTGGAGTCCCAAGGTTGGACGCAGAAAGAGCTGGATTCTTCCCATTCAGCTGCTTTCAGGACTGGGTATGCTCTGGCTCGGGTCTACTGTCGAGAACATGATGGCCAACACCGGCAAGCCCGGAGGTCCTACCGTGTGGAACTTCACCGGCTGGTGGTTCTTCCTCGTCTTTATGTGCGCCACGCAAGATATCGCCGTAGACGGCTGGGCTTTGACTCTCCTGACGCCCGGCAATGTGTCGTATGCATCCACTGCACAGACCGTCGGTCTCACTGCCGGCCACTTCCTATCCTACACGGTGTTCTTGGCCTTCAACTCCAAGGACTTTGCAAACCGCTACTTCCGCAGCTCTCCCCTGGATCACGGTCTCATGTCGCTTGGCGGATATCTGACTTTCTGGGGCTGGGCGTACATTGCCATCACCATTGGGCTCTCTCTCTTCAAGCGTGAGGAGAGAACCAAGAATGAGGATGGCATTTGGGATGTGTACAAGATCATGTGGGGCGTTCTCAAGTTGAAGAATATCCAGACCATTATCATTGTTCATCTCATTGCTAAGATTGGCTTTCAGGCCAATGACGCAGTCACCAACCTGAAGCTCATTGACAAGGGATTCGGTCAGGAGAACATGGCCCTGACGGTCCTCATCGATTTCCCTTTTGAAATCGCGCTTGGCTACTACGCTGGCAAGTGGTCTCAGGAATACACCCCTATGCGCCTATGGTGCTGGGGCTTCATGGGCCGCCTCGTTGCTGCTCTGATCGCTCAGTTCACCGTCACCATTTTCCCGGCCGGCGGCGTTACTCCTTGGTACATGCTGGTCGTCATTGGCGAACACGTCTTCTCGACCTTTACAAACACGGTCATGTTTGTCGCCGTCTCTGCTTTCCACGCTAGAATCGCAGACCCTGTCATCGGCGGTACCTACATGACTCTCTTGGCTACGTAAGTTTATCCTCGGATTATCACTTGACCAAGTTCCTTTGCTAATATGGCCTCCGCAGCGTCTGTAATCTTGGCGGCACGTTCCCGCGCTTCTTCGTCTTGCGTCTGGTCGACTACTTCACCGTCGCGACCTGCAAACCTGGCAACCCCGCGGATCTGAACGCCCTGAAGGGCCCTGTCATCACCGACCCCTTCTCTTGCTCCCTGCAGCCAGACAAGGAGAAGTGTGTCAACGGTGGCGGCACGTGTGAGATGGTGCGTGACGGATACTACTTTGTCAACATCATCTGCGTCGTCTTTGGCGTGGTGACGTTCATGCTCTACATCCGACCTAGAGTTCTGCATCTGCAGTCACTCCCCATGAGAGCCTGGCGTTTGGCGCCGTCGACGTCTAAATAATGGAATTGCACTGCGCGGAAAAATCCGGGGGATGTTGTACATGTATCATATAAAGCATCACGCAGCGCGCACGGTTTGGAGTACCTTTCATATAGAGAGAGCGAGAAAGATGGAGAGGGAAGCAATTGTACTTGATATGCTTTTTTCATTACCATTTGATGCGCGCTATGCCGTTATATACGTGACGCTTGCCCCAAAGAAGTTTTGCCAGAAAACATGAAAATTCTTTCTCGCTCGCTGACACAACACATCTCTCTTCACCCCCGGTCTCTCTACTTCTACAGCGATTCAATGTGCTCCGAATGCAAATCCTGTACAGCAGGGATAATCAAGCTCTCGATCTCGATCTCGGGGTCACTCTCCGGCAGCGCGCTGGGATCAAGCGGCTTGTCCTCCCACGTTCCCCCACTTCCCcccgccgacgacgacgacgcacGCTGAACGCTCGGCACGCGGACCCACCGGTCCGGCCTACCTGGCGCGACGAAGACGACCTCCCACTTGCGCGTGGACAGCAGGTTGCCGATGACGAGGTGGTGCTGGTACCGCTCGAGGGAGTACTTGGCCTTGTGCACGAGGATGGCCGGGTCCGTCTCGAGCTTGAAGCTGACGACCATCCCTTGCGGGGCCCAGCCGTCGACGAGGTTCTGGAGGAACTTGGGGACGGGGTCGAGGTCGATGACGAGGGACTTGGACTTTGCTACCTTGGTGGAGTCGAAGTTGTCAAAGGCCTCTTCGTCTTCCGTGTTGGAGGCGTTGCCGTTGCCGTTGCCGTTGCCGTTGCTGGAGTTGGCGGGTTTGGCTGTGGTTTTCGTTGTAGCCGATCCTGCCCCTGCTCCAGAGAAAGAGTCCGTGGCGTTGGTGGACTGGATCTTGTGCTCGGCCATTCTGTCCTGCGGCAGGAAGAAGTCAGACACCGCGGCGGCGAGGTAGAGAAGCGCCGACGGGCCCAAGGGCCTCAGCAACCCCGCGATAGCGCGCAGCTCGAACAAGTAATCCGTAATCGTCGTAAACGGCAGCATGAGCAGCATATTGCCCTTCTTCGCAGCGGTATACTTGCGCAACACCTCTCGCATGCGCTCCTGGTGCGCCGCGTTCGCGACGACGGTGCCGTCCTCGCCCTCGGCCAGGAAATCCAAAAAGCAATCCGTGGCGTGGGAGTAGTGGCGCGAGTACGGCTGCAACGAAAACTGACGGTGCAAGAAGATGACGGCGTAGCCGGCCTCGAGGAAGTACTCGGCCGAGGTGGCGCCGCGGGTCCCCGCGGAGAAGTTGTCGATGAAGCGGACCGTCTGCTTCTCGAGGGGCACGGTGGTGCCGCCCGAGGTGACGAGGACGACGCGCCGGCTCGAGGCGGCGTGGTGGTCGATGAAGGAgcgggcggcggcgacgtGGGCGTCTAGGTTTTTGGGGGGCGGTTGGGAGGAGAAGTAGGCGTCTTCTTGGCGTTCTGCCGTTTCTGTGGGGAGAGACATTTTTCGGGGGGGAGTTTGTGTTTGATGAAGCGGTGATATTCACGGATCGTCTCAGAGAAGTGGTAGCTGTTTACTGTGTCAAGTGATGATGTGTGGTGGTGAGATTTGTGAGACCTCGGTGGCAGGGGAAATGGACTGGTGACGAAGGGCCGTCCGAAGGTGTGTGTGAGACCTGAACGGTGTCAGTGACTTGATATACATAGTTGATATCTCCGGTAGCGGTATTCGACTCCATTCATGTCCAGAAGTATGGTGTATAAGGAGTATGAGGGATGAGAATCCATCTCCATTACTCGGCCCAATACCTCCGCCGGACCTCGGTCCTCCGGCACCCATTTTCTCATATGACGTGTCTTACACGTAAACTCACCTTGGGATATATAGTGTCTTTCTAAGTTTAAATAGCGTCAATCTTGAAGACGATGTATGAGGTTGTGTCGAATGCTCTATCTCCGGAAACTTCGTACCTCAAGAATCACTGAAAACAAGAAATTAACCACAATGAAGAGAGATTGGGAAACGCAGCGAGGGTTTTAAACCGTCGTTTCCAGCGCCGGTTCGGTTCCTCCGCACGGGCCGAAGGAGGCCCGTGCCCCACCGACCCGCACCTCCGGGATGGAATCTGCTGCGGATTTCTGGGAACGTATTTGCTTCGGGGCTTCGCAACGACGTCCCGTCGGCGTTCACGTCGTTACAACCGCGGCTCAAATCTCATTCTCAGCACACAAGTGACTCAGAAGTCGATGTTAATTCGGCACCGATAGCCGATCATAAGAATGTTTCCAAACCGAACTTCCTGTTTGGGAACGACAGCGACAGTTAAGCATGAGGTACGCTTACATCATTACAATTAACTCCGGATCTAGTCCTCATTATATGTACAATTCTCATCATAGATGCCTCTTTGATATCCAATCCCTTTTTATGTGCCAAGGCCTCGAATCTTCCCTCGTAACAAAAGTGCGCCTGTCCGAATccctttcttcttctttctcttttttgtcTAGAAATTGCCCCAGATAACCTTTCCAACGCACACAAACTTGGCAGCCATGAGCGCCGCCAAGGCCAAAACATACACCAGCCCAGTGAAGATAATGAGACCCCAATACTGGCCACCCGTCGCCGTGACAATCTCGCCGCCAATGGGAATACCAATCAGGCACGCGACCGAGACGGCGGTATACGTCGTCGAGTAGTACCGCCCGTAATGCTGCGTCTTGCACAGCCGCCCGACGCACACGGGGCTGATGCTGATGTTGTTCCCGCTTGCAAAACCAAACAGCACGGCAAAGACGATGACGCCCGCGGCCGTCGAGCCCGCGGGCAGCCAGACGGCCAGGCACGCGACCGCGGACAGCACGATGGCGGCCATGTTGCTGTTAAACGGTCCGGCCCTATCGGCCCACCAACCAGGCAGCGCCCTACCTAGAACGCTGCCGGCGTTAAGGATGGGCAGGATGGAAAAGGCAAAGGACTCGCTGAACCCCTGGCTGAGCGTGTAGCTCGAGATGTACGTCAGCGGGATGAACAGCGCAAACTCCATCAGAAAAATGCCCGCCGTCGTAAGGCTGAAGGCCGCGCTGCGGAAGATGCGCGGGTCCGGGTGCGGGCTCGCGTTGCGGGCGGGCGGGAGGCGCGAGCGGATCAGGAAGTTGGAGGCGCCGCAGAGGGCGAGGCAGATGAAGCCGACGGCGCGGATGGTCCAGCCCCAGCCGATGCGGGGGAAGAGGGACTTCATCATGAGGGGGAAGATGATGCCGCCGATGGAGCCGCCGGTGGAGGCCATGCCTGTCGCGAAGCCGCGGCGGCGCTTGAACCAGTGGCCTACGGCTGCGATGGACGGAGTGAAGACGAGGGAGCTGCCGAGGCCGCAGAGGATGCCGAAGGCGAGCATGAAGTGCCAGTATACTGGGAGAGTGTGTTAGCGCGCTCTTATGTATTTGTATTGCTCGGAGAGGATGTGTTGAGGGATGCAAGTCTGGGAGGGAGTGATGAAACGACGCGCCACAACAAGGCGAGCCGATGCAAAACTCTGTGTAAACGACTTACCTGTGCATATACTCAACAACATGACGCCAATGACAAGACACACCGTCCCAGCGAGAACGAGCCACCGCGGGCCATACTGATCAAACACGGGCCCGATATAGATACCCCCAAAGAAGCAGAGGAACGTATACACGGAGAAAATCCACCCAATCGTTCCCTCGCTGTATCCCTTGAGCTGATGCGTCGCAACGTACGTCTGGAAGATGGCGATGCTGTTCATGATGCCCAGGGCCGAGAAGAGCGCCAGCCAGGACCCCAGCACGACGGACCACGCCCGGAGCCCGCCCTCGGGGTAAGTTTCTTCCTCTCCTGCTGTCGTCGAGGCGACCCCTGCGGTGTCGGTGCGGTGGATGTAGttgccgtcgtcgtcgtcgtcggtggTGTCGCCGGTACCCCCTTCTCCTCCGCCCCCTTCGGCTTCCTTGCCGTAGGCGGCATTGTTGTTGTTcttgttgctgttgttgaTGAAATCGCTGTTGTGTTGGTGATGGTAGTTGGCGCCGCCCGCGCCGGCGACGGCATTGGAGACGGAGGGAATCAGGTCGTTGCCTATGACCGCCGCTGCACCATCGTGGGCTGCGCTCTCTGGCTTGGTGGGCAGCGGGTAGTCGTAATTGCTGTAGTTCGGTTCGGGTGTGATGTGGTCGCCTTGGCGGGCTGTGGAAGCCTTTTCCGGGTCCATGTGGGATGGATGGGTGAATGGATGGATGAAGAGAGGAGGATGAGGGAGAGGACAAGAGAAGAGAGGAGAGCGAGCCTCGGTATTATGTCTCGTGCTGTGTCTGTCTTTGAATCTTCCCCCCTTCGATCTTCAGGTGTTCTTCTTGTTCCCTCTTCCTGATTTTTGACTTCCGCCTTGCAGTTCTGCAACCCTGTCGGCCACGTTTTCTCCCTCCTGCTTCCTTTTCCTTTGTCTTGGCCTCAAGTCGCTGTCTTGTACAAGAgttcctttttttcttcttcttccgtaCAACAACCTCTTCCTCAGCCTTCGAAACTTCTCTCAGTCCTATCAAACCAGACTCGTTGTGGTAAGAGTAATGAACTGTAACGAGAGTATCGAGGCCTAACAAATACCCGTCTCTGATCAACAGGGATCGAGCTCAAGGAGGAGAAAAGAGTGTCGACTAATACCAACACTATCCTACTGCGGGCCGTTGCGAGGGAGGGAGAGAGCGGATCAACGAACCTACTTGTACTTTTTCTTACTAGTTTCCTTCGCCTCTTCGGTCTTTCGGCTAGATTTGGGCCTGGTCTGGGGGTGGTGGGTGAGTGGGTAGCAGTGGTTCGCGCTCCTTCGTTGAGTTTGTCGTTGGGTTAGGTGATTTGATGCAATTATCCAGTCATTTCCTTGCCAATCATACACCCCAGGTTTACGCACGCGGCTCCTCGCTTCGAAAGGACCATGGAACTCTTTCAGGACgaggctaaaaaaaaaaggtataagTCATGCAGTCATGTATGCAGAGGGCGAACAGAGAGACAAgaggaaagaagaaaaaaaaaactttttCCTTTACCCCAGGTTTGCCTCCCCAGGGGTCCTGCGAACGACGGGGAATGGGACAACCGATAGCCGTTTCGTTGTGTGAATAAGGTAGGTTCCCGGCTTCTTCTTACTAGGCCGGGATAGGGTTGGTTTACGTGGACCtaactaactagctattgGGGTTTCGTAAGATGTTACCGTATTACTAGAAGAGAAAACAATACCCGGGTTCGCCATGTTCCTGATGGCATTTGTTTGATGTGGGTAATTCAACCGAACCAAACCCCGGCCTTATTTTCCTCGTGTTTTTCTTCACCATTCGTCTTCTCAGATCGACATATGCCTTTCGGGCATCCCTCGTGCCATGCACCGCTCTCCTTCTTGTTTCTTCACACGGTTAGGCTATTAGCATAATATTGGTGGGAATAAAGAGAACAACCCCCGAAGAAATTGGTCATGTTGCCTGTTGACATGTGGCCCTTCTCTGACAAGTTCATGTTAGTCAAGGGCGTCGTTCGGGGATGGCTCAAGACGAAGTCGCGAGCCAAAAACTGACCAATGGCGTATTTCAATTAGTCGATGAAAACCAAACCTCAAGAGCCTGGACTTTTGGTTGCCGAGAATCGGCGTctcccaaaaaaaaaaaaaaggcgagAGACCCCACCACCGAAACCAAACAAGAGTAAGAATTATGATGAATCAGTCAGGTCCCTTTGGCCCAGCAGACCAGACCCGACGCATGACACTTGTCCAACACCGAACTTGTCTTGAGTTTCTGAGACACGTAGATCCGTAGACACATACTCGGAGCACTCTCTCCTAGTCTGTAGAGCCGCATAATGCAAGAATGCCTTACAAGACAACCACCTTTTCCAATGGGGAAACTTACCTCATACAGCGTATACGGTTTACGGCACTATCGCGATTTCTCTTAGCATCTGTCTCCGAGACGTTCCCCCGCTAAAGGTGCCTGCCTAGCCCCCCCGCCCTGGGCTCCCGCTTCTCCACACGAAAAAACGCTCCCATTGAACCACGGATTATCGAACAACGCAATCATGACATTATATCCAAGACGCCATCCCAATGATATTCCTCTCTAAAATGCCTTTGTCTAATCGAGATCTGGGAGATAAGAAAAATAACAGGGTTGCTAATCTTTACTCGAATCAGATAGTATATGACACCTTCAACTATTGTACATCAGCGAACAAAGTGGCGATTTCACTATTGACTTGAATCCATGACCCGCTCAGTTGAAGCGAGATCATGCCCTCGACGAGATGCACATATGAGAAACGGAGGAAGAGTCATCAACGGCATCCGGCCGGTAGCGGGAAAAAAAAGTCTGTTCGCCCGCCGGCTCAAACCCCCCTTCGCTCGCCTATGCTATTCCTGCGTACCATGGGAGGCAAGGTATGCCCTCTCCGGTTCCCGCCAGCCGCCGACGCTTCACGTTGACCCTCGCGTCCTTGCCATGCCCGCCCGCCCACGCCGGCTCCGGCCGCTTCATAACCTCGGAAACAACCTCCCCTTCCCATCCGTCGCTCCAAGTACCTTTCCCATGGTTTTCCGTCGAACTTTCATATAATCTCCAGCCATAGCTCGAGCCTCAAAGCCTCCAAGCCTCACTCGCTTACCTTATACTGGGTACATCCGCCTTACTGCGTATACATCCGCTCAAGTCGCCCTGAATCTGTGCACCACCTTAGGTAGCTAATAAGTGTTACCTGACTATGATCCGCTTGCGGCTCACTCGAAAAAGTCGAGGTACCTCGCCCGCCCGCTCTCCCACATGCGACCAGGTCATCCAAGGTACCTAGTATCTCCCACGTGCTCTGGCCTTGGAACTGCCCTTGGCACGTGCCAGCCAGCCTCATCCATGATCTAACTCACAGAGTCACGCCGAAAATTAATCTTACGCCTGGCCTTGGAAGGAACTCAGCACTCGGCCACGGAGAATCCCGCGTCAAACAACAAAGCCCGCCGCGCCGCCGCATGTTCAGtccctccctctctctctttctcttcccAACTTACCTaagccacccccccccccaaagcCCCTCTTACTCCCCTTTTAGTATTAGGTCCCACCTGTCACCGAGCCGGCCGCAGTCCTCTTTCGAGACGGAAAGGATTGGGAAAAGAGTGGGGTATCACAACGTATTGTCCAACCCCAGTTCCGTCCAAAAATCCTCTAAAGAGCTGCGTCCATagaggtacggagtaggtaGAGAGAGAGCACCGGAACAAGCGCCGTGTTctgcaaaaaaaaaaaaaaaaaaaaaaaacctcaCAAATCGCATCGCACATACAACGCGCACGGAAGAACACCCGATCATCATTCGACCCAGAAAATGCAGGAAGAACAAACAGGTAATTACCCATCACGACGGAGCGAGCGCCGCCCAAGACAGTAACCAAACAATCTGGCAAAAGTCATAAGATGACTAATTCGGTTCAGGGTCGGGTGCTGTCAGCCAGTGTTTAGGGTGCCATCGCAGAACCCGTCTACCAATATTTCAG is a window encoding:
- a CDS encoding DNA/pantothenate metabolism flavoprotein, whose product is MSLPTETAERQEDAYFSSQPPPKNLDAHVAAARSFIDHHAASSRRVVLVTSGGTTVPLEKQTVRFIDNFSAGTRGATSAEYFLEAGYAVIFLHRQFSLQPYSRHYSHATDCFLDFLAEGEDGTVVANAAHQERMREVLRKYTAAKKGNMLLMLPFTTITDYLFELRAIAGLLRPLGPSALLYLAAAVSDFFLPQDRMAEHKIQSTNATDSFSGAGAGSATTKTTAKPANSSNGNGNGNGNASNTEDEEAFDNFDSTKVAKSKSLVIDLDPVPKFLQNLVDGWAPQGMVVSFKLETDPAILVHKAKYSLERYQHHLVIGNLLSTRKWEVVFVAPGRPDRWVRVPSVQRASSSSAGGSGGTWEDKPLDPSALPESDPEIEIESLIIPAVQDLHSEHIESL
- a CDS encoding major facilitator superfamily transporter is translated as MDPEKASTARQGDHITPEPNYSNYDYPLPTKPESAAHDGAAAVIGNDLIPSVSNAVAGAGGANYHHQHNSDFINNSNKNNNNAAYGKEAEGGGGEGGTGDTTDDDDDGNYIHRTDTAGVASTTAGEEETYPEGGLRAWSVVLGSWLALFSALGIMNSIAIFQTYVATHQLKGYSEGTIGWIFSVYTFLCFFGGIYIGPVFDQYGPRWLVLAGTVCLVIGVMLLSICTVYWHFMLAFGILCGLGSSLVFTPSIAAVGHWFKRRRGFATGMASTGGSIGGIIFPLMMKSLFPRIGWGWTIRAVGFICLALCGASNFLIRSRLPPARNASPHPDPRIFRSAAFSLTTAGIFLMEFALFIPLTYISSYTLSQGFSESFAFSILPILNAGSVLGRALPGWWADRAGPFNSNMAAIVLSAVACLAVWLPAGSTAAGVIVFAVLFGFASGNNISISPVCVGRLCKTQHYGRYYSTTYTAVSVACLIGIPIGGEIVTATGGQYWGLIIFTGLVYVLALAALMAAKFVCVGKVIWGNF
- a CDS encoding cenp-O kinetochore centromere component is translated as MSGELPDAAAEALEQEINDLRAKAASLKKELKVQATALISSDSIRNALKEDNEKRSTIALPSESKADRDQVLSRSKAQDAHDQQCLYRTCATITTFKVKDPDPNAVDRGSVLGIRIEIMSGAKFRRPYYVMLNRPYKDSRHLRVHRHTVPPCIPLAALAARHLPAPKPADAEDQKVQDLSRFVRTLRREIVRYHNRTAVIGDLQKAAGLVGAGSEGDNSNQAVTSIVAADIEAKQISIEWADGRAGRLVMSEDGQIQKLVVLGMAGRDRETTRDLLGDSRRVEDVAKRSASSSE
- a CDS encoding acetyl-CoA transporter 1 gives rise to the protein MTQQNVPTARNATRGEAYLSCYLINDYLGYLRSLAPNEAWRQGSQGSSPGGGWLPTRVERVWTWISFFESSPQFPFTSPRGIVATETPFLAVLICFCRIHYVSTPQRPTRPLFHSFFATGVFSKVSKATVALPLFPEHHLFPPFLLPTILAHIKTSSRSLGIALTATDSAPPRPRPCLGGLRWTDKEPFPLLTTPDLSHKVFFSFLPNHLSRFDTAALNRNLEFYCVLALRRKLQPRHSSTTSQAQMSVRTRRNKSVKRKALADLAVDTDGTNGQANGGMNQNNVEFRRKATTPGSDTVTANLMSRESFTLDDPVPKTPIANNHGFFELPLQDQRNFLLLVLLYFLQGVPMGLAGGSVPFLMKDHMSYSEIGIFSLASYPYSLKLLWSPIVDAVWSPKVGRRKSWILPIQLLSGLGMLWLGSTVENMMANTGKPGGPTVWNFTGWWFFLVFMCATQDIAVDGWALTLLTPGNVSYASTAQTVGLTAGHFLSYTVFLAFNSKDFANRYFRSSPLDHGLMSLGGYLTFWGWAYIAITIGLSLFKREERTKNEDGIWDVYKIMWGVLKLKNIQTIIIVHLIAKIGFQANDAVTNLKLIDKGFGQENMALTVLIDFPFEIALGYYAGKWSQEYTPMRLWCWGFMGRLVAALIAQFTVTIFPAGGVTPWYMLVVIGEHVFSTFTNTVMFVAVSAFHARIADPVIGGTYMTLLATVCNLGGTFPRFFVLRLVDYFTVATCKPGNPADLNALKGPVITDPFSCSLQPDKEKCVNGGGTCEMVRDGYYFVNIICVVFGVVTFMLYIRPRVLHLQSLPMRAWRLAPSTSK